A genomic stretch from Streptomyces venezuelae ATCC 10712 includes:
- a CDS encoding class I SAM-dependent methyltransferase: MSDDPTHVREFFGARAADWDSRFPDDGPAYAAAVDELDLRPGDAVLDAGCGTGRALPPLRAAVGPTGTVLGADLTPEMLEQAVGAGRGSAEGIATLLLADVGRLPVRDGALDAVFGAGLISHLAEPVAGLRELARAVRPGGRLALFHPIGRAALAARHGRQITPDDLRAEPQLRPVLAEAGWRLVRYVDEDARFLAMAVRED, translated from the coding sequence ATGAGCGATGACCCCACACACGTCCGAGAGTTCTTCGGCGCCCGCGCCGCCGACTGGGACAGCAGGTTCCCCGATGACGGTCCCGCGTACGCGGCCGCGGTGGACGAGCTCGACCTGCGCCCGGGCGACGCGGTGCTCGACGCCGGGTGCGGCACCGGGCGGGCCCTCCCGCCGCTCCGCGCCGCCGTCGGCCCCACCGGGACCGTACTCGGCGCGGACCTCACCCCCGAGATGCTCGAACAGGCCGTCGGCGCCGGGCGCGGCAGCGCGGAGGGCATCGCGACCCTGCTGCTCGCCGACGTCGGACGCCTGCCGGTGCGCGACGGCGCACTCGACGCCGTCTTCGGGGCCGGGCTCATCTCGCACCTCGCGGAGCCCGTCGCCGGCCTGCGGGAACTCGCCCGCGCCGTACGGCCCGGCGGCCGGCTCGCGCTCTTCCACCCGATCGGCCGCGCCGCTCTCGCGGCCCGCCATGGCCGGCAGATCACCCCGGACGACCTGCGCGCCGAGCCCCAGCTGCGGCCGGTCCTGGCCGAGGCCGGCTGGCGGCTCGTCCGGTACGTCGACGAGGACGCCCGCTTCCTGGCGATGGCCGTACGGGAGGACTGA
- a CDS encoding MHYT domain-containing protein, producing MGHLDHATFGWLTPALSYAMACVGAALGLRCTVRALDATGRSRRNWLLTAASAIGTGIWTMHFVAMLGFGVTGSDIRYDVPLTILSLVVAMAVVGVGVFAVGYGRDRVRSLLIGGLTTGVGVASMHYLGMAALRLHGEVSFDPLLVGLSVLIAVVAATAALWAALNIHSPAAVAVASLVMGAAVSSMHYTGMFAVRVDVVPSSATLPGATVMQFIFPLAVGLGSYLFITSAFVALSPTARERAAYASAGRLTEPDERAVDVAPPGFHTARTARTPLN from the coding sequence ATGGGACACCTGGACCACGCCACCTTCGGCTGGCTGACACCTGCACTGTCGTACGCGATGGCCTGCGTCGGCGCCGCCCTCGGGCTCCGCTGCACCGTGCGCGCGCTCGACGCCACCGGCCGCTCACGGCGCAACTGGCTGCTCACGGCGGCCTCCGCGATCGGCACCGGCATCTGGACGATGCACTTCGTGGCCATGCTCGGCTTCGGCGTGACGGGCAGCGACATCCGCTACGACGTTCCGCTCACCATCCTCAGTCTCGTCGTCGCCATGGCGGTCGTCGGTGTCGGCGTCTTCGCCGTCGGCTACGGACGCGACCGGGTCCGCTCGCTGCTGATCGGCGGGCTCACCACGGGCGTCGGCGTGGCGAGCATGCACTACCTGGGCATGGCCGCCCTCCGGCTCCACGGCGAGGTCAGCTTCGACCCCTTGCTCGTCGGACTCTCGGTGCTCATCGCCGTCGTCGCCGCCACGGCGGCCCTGTGGGCGGCGCTCAACATCCACTCACCGGCCGCCGTGGCCGTCGCCTCGCTGGTCATGGGGGCGGCCGTCAGCAGCATGCACTACACGGGCATGTTCGCCGTTCGGGTGGACGTGGTCCCCTCCTCCGCGACCCTCCCCGGAGCCACGGTCATGCAGTTCATCTTCCCGCTGGCCGTCGGCCTCGGCTCGTACCTCTTCATCACCTCCGCCTTCGTGGCCCTCTCCCCGACGGCCAGGGAACGGGCCGCGTACGCCTCCGCCGGCCGCCTGACCGAACCGGACGAGCGCGCCGTGGACGTCGCGCCGCCCGGATTCCACACCGCCCGGACCGCCCGCACGCCCCTCAACTGA
- a CDS encoding tannase/feruloyl esterase family alpha/beta hydrolase, which produces MRLFPGVSLIAALLAGVTVLAPAGPAGASPGGAGPSRSSPSVAETRADAHCARQDRLRVPGAELQRSACLADLTTTGLAGTPYTDMADQAGLAARDTRNPSGVPGVQIDGYFPDDSRLNATHGWAHDAQFVIRLPDRWNGGLVVTGAPGTRRQYATDALISDQVLARGFAYAATDKGNTGPDFFTDGRGPGDAVAEWNRRVTELTRAAKKAVRQRYGRAPERTYMTGISNGGYLTRWQLENRPELYDGGVDWEGVLWTARGPNLLTSLPVTVARSFGRATDDDLIGAGFAPGSRFLWPYHEKAYWGLTQKIFRAEFDPSYDPACPGSTAGGTLEQILAPCASDASYDYASRPASVHRAVARVALTGRIGKPLITLHGDLDTLLPIATDSDVYARMIDGRGRGGLHRYYTVRGGTHTDGLYDTYLERLRPILPCYRSAFDALTRWVEDGATPPADRTIARPAVGDVVNSCTLDG; this is translated from the coding sequence ATGCGCCTGTTCCCCGGCGTCTCCCTGATCGCCGCGCTCCTCGCCGGCGTCACCGTCCTCGCGCCCGCCGGCCCCGCCGGGGCGAGTCCCGGCGGGGCCGGTCCCTCCCGGTCGAGCCCGTCCGTGGCGGAGACGCGCGCCGACGCGCACTGTGCGCGGCAGGATCGGCTCCGGGTCCCCGGAGCGGAGCTCCAGCGGTCCGCCTGTCTGGCCGATCTGACGACCACCGGCCTCGCCGGTACGCCGTACACCGACATGGCGGACCAGGCCGGGCTGGCCGCCCGGGACACCCGTAACCCCTCGGGGGTGCCCGGGGTCCAGATCGACGGCTACTTCCCCGACGACTCGCGCCTCAACGCCACGCACGGCTGGGCACACGACGCGCAGTTCGTCATCCGACTGCCCGACCGCTGGAACGGCGGGCTCGTCGTCACCGGCGCGCCCGGCACCCGGCGCCAGTACGCCACGGACGCGCTCATCTCCGACCAGGTGCTGGCCCGGGGCTTCGCGTACGCCGCCACCGACAAGGGCAACACGGGGCCGGACTTCTTCACCGACGGCCGGGGGCCGGGCGACGCGGTCGCCGAGTGGAACCGCCGGGTGACCGAGCTGACGCGGGCGGCCAAGAAGGCCGTACGGCAGCGGTACGGGCGGGCCCCGGAGCGCACGTACATGACGGGCATCTCCAACGGCGGCTATCTGACGCGCTGGCAACTGGAGAACCGGCCCGAGCTGTACGACGGCGGGGTCGACTGGGAGGGCGTCCTGTGGACCGCGCGGGGTCCGAACCTCCTGACCAGCCTGCCCGTGACGGTGGCCAGGTCCTTCGGGCGGGCCACCGACGACGACCTGATCGGGGCGGGCTTCGCGCCCGGGTCGCGCTTCCTGTGGCCGTACCACGAGAAGGCGTACTGGGGGCTGACGCAGAAGATCTTCCGGGCCGAGTTCGACCCCTCGTACGATCCCGCCTGCCCGGGCTCCACCGCCGGCGGGACGCTGGAGCAGATCCTCGCGCCCTGCGCATCGGACGCCTCGTACGACTACGCGTCCCGGCCCGCATCCGTCCACCGGGCGGTGGCGAGGGTCGCGCTCACCGGCCGGATCGGGAAGCCGCTCATCACGCTCCACGGTGACCTGGACACCCTGCTGCCCATCGCCACCGATTCGGACGTGTACGCCCGGATGATCGACGGAAGGGGGCGGGGCGGGCTGCACCGGTACTACACGGTGCGGGGCGGGACGCACACCGACGGGCTGTACGACACGTATCTGGAGCGGCTGCGCCCGATCCTGCCGTGCTACCGCTCGGCGTTCGACGCGCTGACCCGGTGGGTCGAGGACGGGGCCACGCCACCGGCGGACCGCACGATCGCACGGCCCGCCGTCGGTGACGTGGTCAACTCCTGCACGCTGGACGGGTGA
- a CDS encoding bifunctional serine/threonine-protein kinase/glutamate ABC transporter substrate-binding protein — MVDGRFELVARLGGGGMGTVWRARDLALHREVALKEVRPPDPRLAEYDPESARELRIRVLREARALARVAHPRVVTIHHIVDGGEGTYPWLVMELVAGGSLQDRLDRGVLAPGAAAALGRGILAGLRAAHAAGIQHRDIKPPNVLLRHDGQPVLTDFGIAAIQGATALTAAGSIIGTPDYMAPERVGGEEGGPAADLWSLAMTLYVAVEGHNPMRRANTLATLAAVLGEDVPPPRDAGPLTRVLTAVLVRDPAARPDAETLDRMLAEAEAEAEAETTAVAEAKAVAAAQTETVAVAEAETVAECEAGSAVEAQAPAPAPVRMPTVPGADPLPGPEPVAAPAPFVAVRKRRGAMYAGVAGAAVVLSGVLLWNLLPLDGGKGDGGDARGAGQPSTRGSSPAAPSADPSGGGAGITIGIKFDAPGLGQTNLDGSHSGFDVDVATHVARALGHAPADITWREVRGITPEALLTGGEVDLVVATFTINATRKEKVDFVGPYFVAHQDVLLPTGDTSVRTPTDLNDKTICSAINSSSALVIERVAPRALVAGRFGHEQCVIDLAQGSADAVSTDDALLAGFAAQPKFKGRFKLAGFRLTDEPYGIGLPKGSPLRAEVRKALEAMIADGSWKKAVEKNLPLLRTATPPVPE; from the coding sequence GTGGTCGACGGTCGTTTCGAGCTGGTGGCGCGGCTCGGCGGAGGCGGCATGGGAACCGTGTGGCGAGCACGGGACCTGGCACTCCACCGCGAGGTGGCGCTCAAGGAGGTCCGACCGCCCGATCCCCGCCTGGCCGAGTACGACCCCGAGTCCGCCCGCGAGCTCCGCATCCGGGTGCTGCGCGAGGCCAGGGCGCTCGCCCGCGTGGCGCACCCCCGGGTCGTGACCATCCATCACATCGTGGACGGCGGTGAAGGCACGTACCCCTGGCTGGTGATGGAGCTGGTCGCCGGCGGCTCGCTCCAGGACCGGCTCGACCGGGGCGTCCTCGCCCCGGGCGCGGCGGCCGCGCTGGGCCGCGGAATCCTGGCGGGGCTGCGGGCCGCCCACGCGGCGGGGATCCAGCACCGGGACATCAAGCCCCCGAACGTGCTGCTGCGGCACGACGGACAGCCCGTCCTCACCGACTTCGGCATCGCGGCGATCCAGGGGGCCACCGCCCTCACCGCCGCCGGTTCCATCATCGGCACGCCCGACTACATGGCGCCCGAGCGGGTCGGCGGCGAGGAGGGCGGACCCGCCGCCGACCTGTGGTCGCTGGCGATGACGCTGTACGTCGCCGTGGAGGGCCACAACCCGATGCGACGGGCCAACACGCTGGCGACGCTCGCGGCCGTGCTCGGCGAGGACGTGCCACCGCCGCGCGACGCCGGACCGCTCACGCGGGTTCTGACGGCCGTACTGGTACGGGACCCGGCGGCACGCCCCGACGCCGAGACGCTGGACCGGATGCTCGCCGAAGCCGAGGCGGAGGCGGAGGCGGAGACCACGGCCGTGGCCGAGGCGAAGGCCGTGGCCGCAGCCCAGACGGAGACCGTGGCCGTGGCCGAGGCGGAGACCGTGGCCGAGTGCGAGGCGGGTTCCGCGGTCGAGGCGCAGGCCCCGGCGCCGGCTCCCGTGCGGATGCCGACGGTGCCCGGCGCGGACCCGTTGCCGGGCCCTGAGCCCGTCGCGGCTCCGGCTCCGTTCGTGGCCGTCCGGAAGCGCCGGGGTGCGATGTACGCCGGGGTGGCCGGCGCTGCCGTCGTGCTGAGCGGTGTACTCCTCTGGAACCTGCTTCCGCTCGACGGCGGGAAGGGCGACGGGGGCGACGCCCGCGGCGCGGGGCAGCCCAGCACCCGGGGTTCCTCCCCTGCCGCACCGTCGGCGGACCCGTCCGGCGGCGGCGCCGGGATCACCATCGGGATCAAGTTCGACGCGCCCGGCCTCGGCCAGACGAACCTCGACGGGTCGCACTCGGGCTTCGACGTGGACGTGGCGACCCATGTCGCGCGGGCCCTCGGACACGCACCCGCCGACATCACCTGGAGGGAGGTGCGCGGGATCACCCCGGAAGCCCTGCTCACCGGGGGTGAGGTCGACCTCGTCGTGGCCACGTTCACGATCAACGCCACCCGGAAGGAGAAGGTCGATTTCGTCGGCCCCTACTTCGTCGCCCATCAGGACGTCCTCCTCCCGACGGGCGACACATCGGTCAGAACCCCGACGGACCTCAACGACAAGACGATCTGCTCGGCCATCAATTCCTCCTCCGCCCTCGTGATCGAGAGGGTCGCCCCGCGGGCCTTGGTCGCGGGACGCTTCGGCCACGAGCAATGCGTCATCGACCTGGCCCAGGGCTCCGCCGACGCCGTCTCCACCGACGACGCCCTGCTCGCCGGCTTCGCGGCGCAGCCCAAGTTCAAGGGCCGGTTCAAGCTCGCGGGCTTCCGCCTCACCGACGAGCCGTACGGCATCGGCCTCCCGAAAGGCAGCCCGCTGCGGGCCGAGGTCCGCAAGGCGCTCGAGGCGATGATCGCCGACGGCTCCTGGAAGAAGGCCGTCGAGAAGAACCTTCCGCTGCTGCGGACGGCCACGCCCCCCGTCCCGGAGTGA
- a CDS encoding sensor histidine kinase, protein MRTPRRTKGAEASAPPSAAARGRRAHAGPPADEPGEPTPEPSPHSGHTAADATPSASQRGEPRSLRPVRYGLRPRTVRAKIVSLLMVPVVSLLALWGFATVTTAQDVARLRQLQRVDAEIREPVTAALAALQAERRAAVRQVAAPGAARAAELKDRVRRTDEAVDRLRLSDTHTVGDAGDLPGDVGERVSAFVGKVEGLAKLRTAATAGRADGDQVYEEYTAAISAAFAVGGALTGIQDAQQGSDARVLLEFERAGEMLAREDALLGAAHLTGQFTADRLRAFSGAVETRRTLTAAAADLPAAQRAAWARLVEGEDHTRLTRAEDRLRAASPGRPAAQAVTSADWDGTLAAVRSALGAIETGARTSAADRSDPFAGGVLSAGGAAVVLGLAAVAASLVISVRIGRGLVVELVSLRNTALGIARGKLPAAMRRLRAGEEIDVQAEAPPGPVSQDEIGQVGEALTTVHRAALSAAVERAELASGISGVFVNLARRSQVLVHRQLNLLDSMERRADDPNELGDLFRLDHLTTRMRRHAESLIILSGAAPGRAWRMPVPLTNVVRAAVSEIEDYARVEVRRLPETAVVGGAVADLTHLLAELIENAAQFSPPHTKVRVSGEPVGNGYALEIEDRGLGMGKETLAEANARIAQSEALDLFDSDRLGLFVVSRLSSRHEIKVHLRTSPYGGTTAVVLLPTDLLQGALPPGRGASASGHGPDTPHAGVPQVRDPRVRAVGGGAPGADGRPADDRTTEHVSTGHGSTGHGPTGHGSTGHGVMGLGSTGRHATGHQGPGGGTTDDDRPGTAEFGGGGPTAGRHGSDPRKDAARAARERDEAQRAEARRFGNPPVPRPPAQAGPTALTGGGPGGRPFPAPHRTATEPSSGARPRSLPQEEGGTRPPVPPQAARPSARPQPLPRPTVVPALAATPEPAPPQSARPESATRGSATRDGATRESAPPDSATGKPAPPSARVTELRRRGPVVPPPSTTTDQPPVVPAGHDAAGSELPRRVRQASLVPQLREAPTPAPFAAPPVPGADARTPEVVRDRMAAYRDGWQRGGGPAPGSRRPLGTGHDLGHGTTRPDAPRSEGDDA, encoded by the coding sequence ATGCGAACTCCCCGCAGGACCAAGGGCGCCGAGGCGTCGGCGCCGCCGTCGGCGGCCGCGCGCGGCCGCCGCGCGCACGCCGGGCCGCCCGCCGACGAACCGGGGGAGCCCACCCCCGAGCCCTCCCCGCACTCCGGACACACGGCCGCCGACGCCACGCCGTCCGCGTCCCAGCGCGGCGAGCCACGCTCGCTTCGCCCCGTGCGGTACGGCCTACGGCCCCGTACCGTACGCGCCAAGATCGTCTCCCTCCTCATGGTGCCGGTCGTCTCGCTGCTCGCCCTGTGGGGATTCGCCACCGTCACCACCGCCCAGGACGTCGCCAGGCTCCGCCAGCTCCAGCGCGTCGACGCCGAGATCCGCGAACCCGTGACGGCCGCGCTCGCCGCCCTCCAGGCCGAACGGCGCGCCGCCGTACGCCAGGTCGCGGCCCCCGGCGCCGCCCGCGCCGCCGAACTCAAGGACCGGGTGCGCCGCACCGACGAGGCCGTCGACCGGCTCCGCCTGAGCGACACGCACACCGTCGGTGACGCCGGGGACCTGCCCGGCGACGTCGGCGAGCGGGTGAGCGCGTTCGTCGGCAAGGTCGAGGGCCTCGCCAAGCTCCGTACCGCCGCCACCGCGGGCCGCGCCGACGGGGACCAGGTGTACGAGGAGTACACCGCCGCGATCTCCGCCGCCTTCGCCGTCGGAGGCGCCCTCACCGGCATCCAGGACGCCCAACAGGGGTCGGACGCGCGCGTACTCCTGGAATTCGAGCGGGCCGGAGAGATGCTGGCCCGCGAGGACGCCCTCCTCGGCGCCGCCCACCTGACCGGCCAGTTCACCGCCGACCGGCTCCGCGCCTTCTCCGGCGCCGTCGAGACCCGGCGCACGCTCACCGCCGCCGCCGCCGACCTGCCCGCCGCCCAGCGGGCCGCGTGGGCGCGGCTCGTCGAGGGCGAGGACCACACCAGGCTCACCCGGGCCGAGGACCGGCTCCGCGCCGCGAGCCCCGGCCGCCCCGCCGCCCAGGCGGTCACCTCCGCGGACTGGGACGGCACCCTCGCCGCCGTACGGAGCGCTCTCGGCGCCATCGAGACCGGGGCCCGCACCTCCGCGGCCGACCGGTCGGACCCCTTCGCCGGCGGAGTGCTCAGCGCGGGCGGCGCGGCGGTCGTCCTCGGCCTCGCGGCCGTCGCCGCCTCCCTCGTCATCTCCGTGCGCATCGGCCGCGGGCTCGTCGTCGAGCTCGTCAGCCTCCGGAACACCGCCCTCGGCATCGCACGCGGCAAACTCCCCGCCGCCATGCGCCGGTTGCGGGCCGGCGAGGAGATCGACGTCCAGGCCGAGGCGCCGCCGGGACCCGTCTCCCAGGACGAGATCGGCCAGGTCGGCGAGGCCCTCACCACCGTCCACCGCGCGGCGCTCTCCGCCGCCGTCGAACGCGCCGAGCTCGCCAGCGGCATCTCCGGGGTCTTCGTGAACCTCGCCCGCCGTAGCCAGGTCCTCGTCCACCGCCAGCTCAATCTCCTGGACAGCATGGAGCGGCGCGCCGACGACCCCAACGAACTCGGCGACCTCTTCCGGCTCGACCACCTCACCACCCGGATGCGCCGCCACGCCGAGAGCCTCATCATCCTCTCCGGCGCCGCGCCCGGCCGCGCCTGGCGGATGCCCGTCCCCCTCACCAACGTCGTCCGCGCCGCCGTCTCCGAAATCGAGGACTACGCGCGCGTGGAGGTGCGCCGCCTCCCCGAGACGGCCGTCGTCGGCGGCGCCGTCGCCGACCTCACCCACCTCCTCGCCGAGCTCATCGAGAACGCCGCCCAGTTCTCCCCGCCCCACACCAAGGTGCGGGTCAGCGGTGAACCCGTCGGCAACGGCTACGCCCTGGAGATCGAGGACCGGGGGCTCGGCATGGGCAAGGAGACGCTCGCCGAGGCCAACGCCCGCATCGCCCAGTCGGAGGCGCTCGACCTCTTCGACAGCGACCGCCTCGGTCTGTTCGTGGTCAGCCGCCTCTCGTCCCGGCACGAAATCAAGGTCCACCTGCGGACCTCGCCGTACGGCGGCACGACCGCCGTCGTCCTGCTGCCGACCGACCTGCTCCAGGGCGCGCTGCCCCCGGGCCGCGGGGCGTCGGCGAGCGGCCACGGCCCCGACACACCCCACGCCGGCGTCCCGCAGGTGCGCGATCCCCGGGTGCGGGCCGTGGGGGGAGGCGCGCCGGGAGCCGACGGCCGACCGGCCGACGACCGCACGACGGAGCACGTCTCCACGGGACACGGCTCCACGGGACACGGGCCCACAGGACACGGCTCCACGGGGCATGGGGTTATGGGACTCGGCTCCACGGGCCGGCACGCGACGGGCCATCAGGGGCCGGGCGGCGGTACGACGGACGACGACCGGCCCGGCACCGCCGAGTTCGGCGGCGGTGGACCCACCGCCGGCCGTCACGGATCCGACCCGCGCAAGGACGCGGCCCGTGCGGCACGCGAGCGCGACGAGGCGCAGCGCGCCGAAGCCCGCCGCTTCGGAAATCCGCCGGTGCCCCGCCCCCCGGCGCAGGCCGGCCCCACGGCCCTCACCGGCGGCGGCCCCGGCGGGCGCCCCTTCCCGGCACCCCACCGGACCGCCACGGAGCCGTCGAGCGGCGCGCGCCCCCGGTCCCTGCCCCAGGAGGAGGGCGGCACGCGGCCGCCGGTTCCCCCGCAGGCGGCCAGGCCGTCCGCACGTCCCCAGCCCTTGCCCCGGCCGACGGTCGTGCCCGCGCTCGCGGCAACCCCGGAGCCGGCGCCGCCGCAGTCGGCACGCCCGGAATCGGCGACCCGGGGCTCGGCGACCCGCGACGGGGCGACCCGTGAGTCGGCACCCCCGGACTCGGCAACCGGCAAGCCGGCTCCGCCGTCCGCCCGGGTCACCGAACTGCGCCGCCGCGGGCCCGTCGTACCGCCACCGTCGACGACGACGGACCAGCCGCCCGTCGTCCCGGCGGGGCACGACGCCGCCGGGAGCGAACTGCCCCGTCGCGTACGGCAGGCAAGCCTCGTCCCGCAGCTGCGCGAGGCTCCCACCCCGGCTCCGTTCGCGGCTCCACCGGTGCCGGGCGCGGACGCCCGTACCCCGGAGGTCGTACGGGACCGGATGGCGGCCTACCGGGACGGCTGGCAGCGGGGCGGCGGCCCCGCCCCCGGCAGCAGGCGGCCCCTCGGCACCGGCCATGACCTCGGCCACGGCACCACACGACCCGACGCCCCCCGCTCCGAAGGAGACGACGCATGA
- a CDS encoding roadblock/LC7 domain-containing protein: protein MIDHERVTHHRSGELDWLLDDLVMRVREVRHTVVLSNDGLAVGASSGLSREDAEHLAAIASGFNSLAKGAGRQFHTGGVRQTMVEMDDGFLFVAAAGDGSCLAVLSAVSADIGLIAYEMARLVKRVGEHLHTPPRLTVTPPAAG, encoded by the coding sequence ATGATCGACCACGAGAGGGTCACCCACCACCGCTCCGGCGAGCTCGACTGGCTCCTCGACGACCTCGTCATGCGGGTCAGGGAGGTCCGCCACACGGTGGTGCTCTCCAACGACGGGCTCGCCGTCGGGGCCTCCAGCGGGCTCAGCCGCGAGGACGCCGAGCACCTGGCCGCCATCGCCTCCGGCTTCAACAGCCTCGCCAAGGGAGCGGGACGCCAGTTCCACACCGGCGGCGTCCGCCAGACCATGGTCGAGATGGACGACGGCTTCCTCTTCGTCGCCGCGGCGGGCGACGGATCCTGCCTCGCCGTACTCAGCGCCGTGAGCGCCGACATCGGCCTCATCGCCTACGAGATGGCCCGCCTCGTCAAGCGCGTCGGCGAGCACCTGCACACCCCGCCACGGCTCACGGTCACCCCGCCCGCCGCCGGCTGA
- a CDS encoding InlB B-repeat-containing protein: MARYRWTGGVALGAVVLGVTTVTGFAPARDVGAAGPPRAAAHERNVRAAVAAGAFSPDGGGRTPGRTSANGRTYESARAGDVGAAQDEDSAEDFGAEYVRGRVARVLPAALAPVCGTAHGREVTFPLFDDLTVQAVEESRSTVGSRLVWHGTVAGTVDQNVVLTLEGGCDKTPGNEILSAQFLLGGDLYAVEPLAPGRVTIAQLSPLTDEDEQPVGAPPNAALAAEAARRAAGPLAPSRAAAPTCKGGKGYALVDALVGYTPGARTEAGGDSQIKAAAAQGIALANDAFATSGTKVRLRLVGTSLVDVPSAQDAVTNSLLGAIAAPGDGVADNVPKLRDQYGADVVSVIAAGRKAGGLGYTPQDPGPSTAAWGYSVVGRSAIARYSMGHEIGHNLSADHDRVTQPVQPENGATGYFPPKGDWSSVMAYESSCRKATKGACTRINRFSNPRQKYRGETIGVPLGKPDQSDTSDVLSGTGAAVAAYRAAKSSDAMCAVTSSVSPKSGGTVEAATPGPYPQGTITTHHAVAAKGYVFSGWKLDGKAAKGGATGFRVPSGDHTLVAEFKKGATPTSKVTTKTIGSGTVKKAPAKRAELEGADLLYEATPAPGWDFAGWRLDGSSAGDDDTVALDVGADDMELTALFEQKRHALTVECEGGHGSVSLSQDGPYSDGDTVVATAVPDPGFVFVDWRLDGEPYGGDEEHGLGETAITFDEKGHTLTAVFARA; encoded by the coding sequence ATGGCCCGCTACAGATGGACCGGCGGTGTGGCCCTCGGAGCGGTGGTGCTGGGAGTCACCACGGTCACCGGCTTCGCCCCCGCCAGGGACGTGGGCGCGGCCGGGCCGCCCCGGGCCGCGGCGCACGAACGGAACGTCAGGGCGGCCGTCGCCGCGGGGGCCTTCAGCCCCGACGGCGGAGGGCGGACGCCCGGGAGGACCAGCGCGAACGGACGCACCTACGAGAGTGCGCGCGCCGGAGACGTGGGGGCGGCCCAGGACGAGGACAGCGCGGAGGACTTCGGCGCGGAGTACGTCCGGGGCCGGGTCGCCCGGGTCCTGCCCGCGGCCCTCGCTCCCGTGTGCGGCACCGCCCACGGCCGAGAAGTAACGTTTCCCCTGTTCGACGACCTGACCGTGCAGGCCGTCGAGGAGTCCCGGTCCACCGTCGGATCAAGACTCGTCTGGCACGGCACGGTCGCCGGCACCGTCGACCAGAACGTCGTCCTCACCCTCGAAGGCGGCTGCGACAAGACGCCAGGCAACGAGATCCTCTCCGCCCAGTTCCTGCTCGGCGGCGACCTGTACGCGGTCGAGCCCCTCGCCCCCGGACGGGTGACGATCGCTCAGCTCTCCCCCCTCACCGACGAGGACGAGCAGCCCGTCGGCGCCCCGCCGAACGCCGCACTCGCCGCCGAGGCGGCCCGCAGGGCCGCCGGACCGCTCGCACCCTCCCGGGCCGCCGCGCCGACTTGCAAGGGAGGCAAGGGGTACGCCCTCGTCGACGCCCTCGTCGGCTACACCCCCGGCGCCCGCACGGAGGCGGGCGGCGACAGCCAGATCAAGGCGGCCGCGGCCCAGGGCATCGCCCTCGCCAACGATGCCTTCGCCACCAGCGGCACCAAGGTCCGGCTGCGTCTGGTCGGCACCTCTCTGGTGGACGTCCCGTCGGCCCAGGACGCGGTGACCAACTCCCTGCTCGGCGCGATCGCAGCCCCCGGCGACGGCGTGGCCGACAACGTCCCGAAGCTGCGCGACCAGTACGGAGCCGACGTCGTCTCCGTCATCGCCGCGGGCCGGAAGGCGGGCGGCCTCGGCTACACCCCGCAGGACCCCGGCCCCTCGACCGCCGCCTGGGGCTACAGCGTGGTCGGGCGGAGTGCCATCGCGCGCTACTCCATGGGCCACGAGATCGGCCACAACCTCAGCGCGGACCACGACCGGGTCACCCAGCCGGTGCAGCCCGAGAACGGGGCCACCGGCTACTTCCCGCCCAAGGGCGACTGGTCGTCGGTGATGGCGTACGAGTCGAGCTGCCGCAAGGCGACCAAGGGGGCGTGCACCCGGATCAACCGTTTCAGCAACCCCCGCCAGAAGTACCGGGGCGAGACCATCGGCGTCCCGCTCGGCAAGCCGGACCAGTCCGACACCTCCGACGTGCTGAGCGGGACCGGCGCCGCCGTGGCCGCCTACCGGGCGGCGAAGTCCTCCGACGCGATGTGCGCGGTGACCTCCTCCGTCTCGCCCAAGAGTGGCGGCACGGTCGAGGCCGCGACCCCGGGGCCGTACCCGCAGGGGACGATCACGACCCACCACGCGGTCGCGGCCAAGGGGTACGTGTTCAGCGGCTGGAAGCTCGACGGCAAGGCCGCCAAGGGCGGCGCGACCGGCTTCCGCGTGCCGTCGGGCGACCACACGCTGGTGGCCGAGTTCAAGAAGGGCGCCACACCGACCTCGAAGGTCACCACGAAGACCATCGGCAGCGGCACGGTGAAGAAGGCCCCCGCCAAGCGCGCCGAACTCGAAGGTGCCGACCTGCTCTACGAGGCCACGCCGGCCCCCGGCTGGGATTTCGCGGGCTGGCGGCTCGACGGGTCGAGCGCCGGGGACGACGACACCGTCGCCCTCGACGTGGGCGCCGACGACATGGAACTCACCGCACTCTTCGAACAGAAGAGGCACGCCCTGACGGTGGAGTGCGAGGGCGGCCACGGTTCGGTCTCGCTGTCGCAGGACGGCCCGTACTCCGACGGCGACACCGTCGTCGCCACGGCCGTGCCCGACCCCGGGTTCGTCTTCGTCGACTGGCGGCTCGACGGAGAGCCGTACGGCGGCGACGAGGAGCACGGCCTGGGCGAGACGGCGATCACCTTCGACGAGAAGGGGCACACCTTGACGGCCGTCTTCGCCCGGGCGTAG